The Mauremys reevesii isolate NIE-2019 linkage group 3, ASM1616193v1, whole genome shotgun sequence genomic sequence CCTAATAATTTCCTGAATTTGTTTATACAGGAGTTTACATTGAAGAAGTCCTGAATAAATGGAAGGGAGACTATGAAAAATTGGAACATAATCACACTTTTATACAGTGGTTGGTTACTTAttagctatttttattttaaagcattgaTTTGATTAAAAGTGTTATTTTGTTCACCATaaactgaaacaatttttttttaaacaggcttTTTCCACTTAGAGAACAAGGTTTGAATTTCTATGCTAAAGAATTAACTACATATGAAATAGAGGTAATGTAAATTGAGTTTACTGTCAGATTAATATTGAAGTATGACTGTTTGTTATTGTATCAGGTTGTTGTGTACAATGCAAAAGTATTTGTTTTAGAGCCATTTAGGATTTTAGATGAAtttcttgttttattaggaattcaagaaaacaaaagaagcaaTTAGAAGATTCCTGTTGGCTTATAAAATGATGTTGGAGTTTTTTGGAATAAAACTAATTGATAAAACAGGAAATGTAGCTCGAGCTGCTAATTGGCAAGAAAGATTTCAACATTTGAATGAGTAAGTAATGGCATGCATTAGATGCTATGTAATTGCCTTAGAATTTTTATCCTTTGTTTTCTAGAGAAAAGCAGGACATATTTTCAAAAGTATGCCAGGAAAGTGGGAGAGACAAAAAGCAAGAATCAATTATTGTTTtgtgtctgtatgtatgtatctcttCCATACATTCTTGTGACTCTGCTCCTTACGTACTGTCAATCTAACCAACAGCCATGAATTCACTGACTGTAGTACTTtcaaggcagaggtgaaagtaagccggtatacCATGCTGgactggcttccccaggctggcgattttaaagggcccggggctccctgcagcagggatTATCTGGGAGATAAGTCTGAGTTGAATTTGGCCAACATTTatctctcaattttttttttttaagtttgataCTACTTTTCTAATACCACTGAGCTTGAAATTGAAGTGTGTTTTCTTGCAATATTTTCTTTTGACATTATGGGTGCACACTAGTTTCTTAGGTTAGGGTTGCTTATGAATAAATCTGGTCAAATAATTACCTTTTTTGAAAAAATCATCAAGTACTTTATTTATCCAGTAACTTATCTGAGTCATCTCATGGACCTTGGTAGACTTTGAAACAGGCCCTAAATAAGTCAGGGTTCTGCACAAGAGCCAATGTCTCAGTCACTGCTTATTTTACAAGATCAATTCAGGTGTTCCAGTGCTAGCTAGCCAAACAGTTTTAAGTCAGTGTATTGCTAAAATAAACAAATAGCAGTGATCAGATTCCATACTTACAGCTCTTCATTCAGGAGTCTcccagcattttacaaacattagttCTCACTCCCAACTGTCCTATGAGGAAGGTACTATTAAGTAGTagtatctgcattttacagatggcgaaAATAAAACACAGAAAGATTAAATGACATGTCCCAAGGTGACACAATGGCAAACCAGATAATGGAACCCAAGACTTCTGGCTCTAGTCCTATAACCACTAGACTATACTCTATCTCTCACTTCAGcagaatttatttttaagcatgtcTTGTCCCTGTTAGTTTTATATAAGTTAAGTGAATCTTTTCTTGCAGGTCCCAACACAACTACTTAAGAATCACTCGCATTCTGAAAAGTCTTGGTGAGCTTGGATATGAGAGTTTCAAATCTCCGCTTGTAAAATTTATTCTCCATGAAGCTCTTGTGGAAGACACAATTCCCAACATTAAGCAAAGTGCTTTGGAATATTTTGTATATACCATTAGAGACCGAAGAGAACGGAGACAGCTCCTGCGATTTGCCCAACAACATTACACACCTTCAGAGCATTTCATCTGGGGACCACCAAGAAAACAGAAGTTGGAGGGAAACAAAACAGGTAAAAAGCCAACATCCCCAGTTTCTTCTCACAATAGTTACATTTCTAAACATAAGAAATGGAGAGATTCCAAGAATACATCCATAACTGGCAGCTCCAGTAGCAAAACAGTTGAAGAAAAAAAGGTAGAACTCAcaagaaatggagaaaaaaaCGACCAGTGTGGAACAGAAACCAACTGTGAAGCTGCTAAGCAGAGCAACAGTGAAAAGAACAGTGATACTGAAAGTCAAAATTCCAAATCAGAGGATGCTCTCAATTCGTCAGACAAAAAGGAGAACATTTCTCATTCCAAAAAGGATAAGGGAAAAGATGGGGAAAATCTGAGCCAAGATTGTGGAAATCCGACAGTTACAGAGATAGAGCCATGTGACAGTGAGAACTGTTCAAATAATGTATCAGCAGATGTGCAAGACAGCCTAGATCAGGATAAACCTCCAGTGGAATCCACCATAAAGAACAAAGATGAGATAAAATCATGAGTCCAAATTTAAAACTAGATATGTTTCATACTGAATGAAACAAATAATTCATTGTTCTTTCATTTTGGATGATATTCACATCTAGTGTAATGTAAGGAAGATCATGGAACCAGGCTGGATATGAAAGCATCAGATTAAGCTTTTCAGgggttgatttttttaattttattttaactcaGTTTATAGGGCACAATCcaaaatggtttaaaaatatgtatatgcTAATTTGAAACAACTATATAGGATTAAATTCTGTACATTCCCTTTTTCAGCTATATTGCTGTCTAGGTAGAAAGGAATGCAATTCATTTCTGATATCAGTTTGTTcatctattaaaaaaattagaatatTAGAATGGTGGTGTTTTAAGATTTACAGGAAAAGACTGCAATATCGATTGCCTTTTTCAGTATTCTGCAAATTACTTTTAAGGGCCCAGGCCTGCCAGtgtttgaagtcagtggaagtcccACATGATATCCAAAATTAGGTACAAAGGCTTTAATCTTAAATGAGCATTTTTGGCTGAGACTTTCTGAACTGGatatcaaaatgttccattttgtgAAGTATCTTTCTAAATTAAGTAGAAGTATAACTCATGATTAAACTGTACAAAATCTTAATATGTACAGTCCTTGTCACAGTTGCAGGGTGAGCTGTGCTTTAGATCTCTTTCAATCTCTCTCCAGTGTCCCCCTCTGGTGACAGGTTTTGCTTCTCCCATCTATtgtataaaaaagaaaagaaatcttgTTCTGAATTTTCAGTTGATGGGCTCAGGATTGTGGGGATGTGAATCCAAAAAGCTTATAGTTGCAGAAATATGTTCTGTCATTGTGACACTACTTGCACATGCAATAATGACCATCCATCCATATTTAGacacttaaaataaaaatggcctgattttttaCAGAAGTGCTGAGAACCTGAGAAATATCTCTGAAAAGACAGTCAaaaatttaggtgcttaaatacagATTTAAACTGCCTAATTATAAGCACCTAAGATTGAGCATTTTGGTCAGGTCTCATAAAGATGAAATGCAATGAGATATTACTTTCCCGCAAAGTGTCATGCTACAGAAAAACTAATGTCTTTATGCCTAATagcactcctgggttccataatttttgttttgtaactTCACCAATAAAACAATTCCTACATGGGCACTTCAACATTTAACTAATAAATGCCATTATATGTAAAATATTATGGTATGTCATAATTTTCCTGAAGGAAGGTGATAAAAGTAAATATTACAATCGTGGTGTACATAATACACCTTAAGCAGAGGAAAACTCCTTATTTCAATTTTTGTAAAAATTCCAATTGTTTCATGCTGTGACAGTAGACCACTATTTATAAGGATGTTTTTGCCTCAAAGAAGCATTTTAATATCTAGCTTTAGTCTATGGAAATGCTATGGAAGAACATCAAAATTTGTCCCCCTATTTTGGAAGTGGTTAAAGAATAATTCAGCTCAAGCCTCATCCTGCAATGTGTAGCctccttgaaatcagtggggattCAAGAGGATACAGGGGTCAACCTGCATGCATctgcattgcattgcattgcaagatcagggccttaggGCTTGCCTATACAGAGACTTAAGAGATGTCTGCACTGCAGAATtatgttgacctaagttatgtcgATGTACAGCCACGTCAGTAATTAAAtcgcttttgcatgtccacactatgctccttgtgtcggcagcGT encodes the following:
- the OGFRL1 gene encoding opioid growth factor receptor-like protein 1 isoform X1 is translated as MGSLLSGVSVKEPATVEDCDSTWETDSEPELQDPGGDQQQQEAVGREEPAPEPPAPLPAASARPEESQQEGEAVEGGREAAAAAPGPEQSDDATELTTKPKRSFYAARDLYKYRHQYPQNFKDLRYQNDLCNLRFYKNKIPFKPDGVYIEEVLNKWKGDYEKLEHNHTFIQWLFPLREQGLNFYAKELTTYEIEEFKKTKEAIRRFLLAYKMMLEFFGIKLIDKTGNVARAANWQERFQHLNESQHNYLRITRILKSLGELGYESFKSPLVKFILHEALVEDTIPNIKQSALEYFVYTIRDRRERRQLLRFAQQHYTPSEHFIWGPPRKQKLEGNKTGKKPTSPVSSHNSYISKHKKWRDSKNTSITGSSSSKTVEEKKVELTRNGEKNDQCGTETNCEAAKQSNSEKNSDTESQNSKSEDALNSSDKKENISHSKKDKGKDGENLSQDCGNPTVTEIEPCDSENCSNNVSADVQDSLDQDKPPVESTIKNKDEIKS
- the OGFRL1 gene encoding opioid growth factor receptor-like protein 1 isoform X2 → MGSLLSGVSVKEPATVEDCDSTWETDSEPELQDPGGDQQQQEAVGREEPAPEPPAPLPAASARPEESQQEGEAVEGGREAAAAAPGPEQSDDATELTTKPKRSFYAARDLYKYRHQYPNFKDLRYQNDLCNLRFYKNKIPFKPDGVYIEEVLNKWKGDYEKLEHNHTFIQWLFPLREQGLNFYAKELTTYEIEEFKKTKEAIRRFLLAYKMMLEFFGIKLIDKTGNVARAANWQERFQHLNESQHNYLRITRILKSLGELGYESFKSPLVKFILHEALVEDTIPNIKQSALEYFVYTIRDRRERRQLLRFAQQHYTPSEHFIWGPPRKQKLEGNKTGKKPTSPVSSHNSYISKHKKWRDSKNTSITGSSSSKTVEEKKVELTRNGEKNDQCGTETNCEAAKQSNSEKNSDTESQNSKSEDALNSSDKKENISHSKKDKGKDGENLSQDCGNPTVTEIEPCDSENCSNNVSADVQDSLDQDKPPVESTIKNKDEIKS